TTGCAtattaataacatttataaaaaaatcgttttatttatttctttatgacTTTTTGTCAAATTATTGGCCAAAATGATTTGACTGACGTGTGTTTCTGTTTACACTGAGACTCTTTGACTGTtttctacatttaaaaacaataaatcaatacgTTTGGAGTCACTTTGTGGTTTTCCAGCAGCAACATCTGtgaattttcttctttctttctttatttgacAATAACTCTGTTTGACAGTCAGCGCCCCGTGTGGCCAGCAGGTGCTACTGCGCCTCACAGCAGGAAGAGCGATGTGAAAGAAGCAACCtacaaaaaacacaaggaaatgtttgaactaaaaactaaaatgaaaaatatatgacaaaaaatatataatctgaaaacttttttttttttttttttaatttgtcctTTGAGATAAATGGCCCAACTCCTCGTCTGGGAGCggaggaagagacggaggaAGTCATGGTTTCTTAATGATGTTATTATTTTTGCACATCAGTATTTTAACAAAGTTCAAATGtgatatttttactttaaagtgtggattcccccccccctgttcgTTTATTCTGACTACTgtagaaagaggaaaagaaccCTCCCCTCATGGAGAAAATAAGAGCTCAttctaaaaaaagagaagcaatCTGATCAAACGTAAAAGCCGATTATACAACATGGTGAAAAATAAGTTCTGAATATTTTAATTCCATTTCCAGTGGATTCCCCTGAGCTCTACTGGCCCTTTAAGTGGATTataataaagcaatatttttcCGCATTAGATCCTTCCAATACTTTTCATAGTGCTGCTCATGATATTTTGCTGGAAAAGCTGCTCTCCAGTGGTTTAGATCACATCTGGCAGCAAATCAGAGTGTCAGACTGCAGAGTGGACAGCAGGAGGCAGCAGATCCACACGAATACCACAATATTATGCTTTATTCTTATACAAGGCGAGGCTCTTTAAGCTTTTAATCGCACACAGCGTTTGTATCTGTTAAAAACAGAGGCAAACATAGTTACAGTTTTAGTTTTTCTGAATTGTGAGGTGAATAATTTATGTGATACGCGTGgtcagtcttttctttttcaattaggattaatgtaatattaagaacatatttaaaaaatgtgggaattgaacccggaaataGAATCATACAAATGAATATAAACAACTATTCAGAGACCATTTCCCTTGTTTGATCACAGTATGAATGTGTTGAAGGGAAATTACTTACACACTTGCATCAGTTATAATGACCTGCGTTGTCTTGTTTTATCTGATGCACATCTCATGAAAATACTCATATTTACAATAAAAAGGGAAGATTGGGGGATGATTattttatacaaatataaaagggCCTTTTGAGGGTTGGCTGTCATGTTTCAATTTCTGTCAAATAACTTTGTCTTTTacagaacaaacacattttcagtaAGAAAAGTATTTCCTGTTGAGTTCAAAACATGTTGAGTTCTATGAAGAAATTgggagaatgaatgaaaagttataataacataataatataatgttgaacagagaaagaaagaaaggaaagttGTGTTTAACAGAAATAGTTCGAAGACTTTTAAGTGTTtaagaatgtgaaaaaaaccgCAAGcgtgccccctcccctccctggtGACGTCACCGTTTCGCTGCCGTGTGACATCACTGTCCGAGTCTACAACGGTGGATATTTATTCTCAAATTTCTCCTCCATACGAACATAAACCATTTCGTTGACGTTCTTTTATTCTTCCACTGAGTGCTTTTGGTTTTTGGTTTCCGTcatccagctgctgtgtgtcacATGACGCCTTGTGCTGCCTTCAACGTTCACAGCTAGAGTCGGAAAACAAGGCACTCAAACTGAATTCAACAAACCAGCTTCACTCAGTCAGACTgcgatttgaaatgaaaaataaaaaagacagaagtTCGCCTGAATGTAAATGGCTTTCTTGCGTGTGTTGTCGGTTCGTATTTTAATCAActgccagtttgtgttttgaatatttattaaaaaacaaataaaaaaaaactttttcacTCAccggtaaaataaaataaaaatgattaccTCTTCAGGAATCAGAAAATGATTCACAACACCCAGTTTATTTTCTCACAAACCTGCTACCATGCAATTCCACCTTCCCATATTTCCCCCTGTCCCTGAAGGCGGCACGCGTCCTGGGGTTTATCAGAGAGGACTCGTCGGCGGCCCGGGTCAGTCCGCTCAGACAGAGACCAGGTGCAAGTCCATCAGCCCCGTCAAAGCTCCCGCGGGAGGAAGACATGTGACGCGGATCCTCGCGGTCGGGCGCTCCGCGGTGACGTTTACACCTCAAACCAGGAGGGGGGAAGCCGGCACTGTTTGTCCTGCGTCGGGGtaacttaaaagaaaaatagtttgtttgttttttcgtttgttttccttctttggAGTCGTGACGGACGTTTGGAGAGATGTCCGAGCCGGACAAGAAGGGGGACATTCCCGATGAGTCTGCAGGAAAAGGAATCCCGAACGGAGGAAACGCTGCAAAAAGCAAAGAGGTGAGAGTCAAGAGTGCGCGCTCACAGCTGATGCTTCTGCACAAACTCAACCGATGTGAAACATGACAAATGTTTATTCCGCATGACGGCCGTAAACTCGTggacttttgtcctttttgcacCATAAAGCTGTGAACCGTCCAAGACGCTTCCAGCTTTCCTTCCTTGTGATTGAATAAcgaaaataattatataattaaaaGATCGGTACTTGTATTCAAATATCTAAAGTCAAATGTATAATGCAATCCAAAAGTAGTTTTATTTTACGTTTAAGTATAAAACTGCTAaagttttttaaagtttttttgttgttagatGAAACCGTTATGAAAacgtttttcccttttttattttccgtTTTATCTGAACCTTTCAACCCCACTGgcctctgttttctctctcatggAAGTGAGGTGTGTTTGTTGAAGTCTTAGAGGTTTtaatcatgtgtgtgtatatatattctgACCCAAGTGTCCAATGGGACACAGAACGGCTTCATCCTTTTGataagtttgtgtgtttgtcactcAGGATTTTGAGCTGGCCTCCATCTACGTGTCGGATGCTCAGTACAACAGGAACATCTACTTTGACACGTCGCCTCAGGCCGTGAGGTCAGAACTCCATCGCGACACAATATCACGACCGCTGATGATCCcctcatttttttaatattctgtggctatttccttttgtttgtgtgatcaaaaacaacagagaaaaataGAACgatgtgtgttttacatctcCAGGAGGAGCCGATGTGTTTGGTGCTGAGAGCCACTAAAGAAGAACTATAACAGCATTTTACTTTAACAGTGTCGTTGactgtgtttctgtgcaggTTGTCTGTCAGAGGCCGCCTTGTGGGGACATGAATCTCATTACACACTCGCGTCGTGGGGACCCGCTCTTTAGCAGGGGCCAAAAAGGGGGACGTCCCCTAAAACATAAATCAtcacagtttatttttaaatacctCGAGTTTGGTCAGATCGAGGTTTTGACTGCAGCGTTTATGATGCGTTTTTGTCTTCAAGAAATGGATGCAAGTCCATGTAATTTCCCCGTTAGTCATGAAAacccaagtgtgtgtttgtttgtgtttgtgtgtgtgtgtgtgtgtgtgtgtgtccccagaCTGTATCTGCGCTACAATCACTGGATCCCTAaggtgctcctcctcttctttatcGTGGTGGATCTGTCTCTGGCCATCTTCGAGGAGCCGGCTGTCTTCCTTCTGCCAGTGGCGGTAAGATGgccgccgcgccccccccccccctccccgctgacACACAGACGCTCTTCGGTTTTTATacttcctccacttcctgcagacagaaggagctctctgtgttttcttttaaatatcattttaatttgatggtCATCTTGGAGCCATTTTTTATGTGGCGCTCGCTGTCCAACGGACTGTGGCGGATTTAACGTCGCCATACGGCGCACAAAAGGTTTTTGAAGATTTCAGACCAGCACCACGGGCCGGGGAGATGGAGGCGGTGGTGTCGGGCGCAGTAACCGCAGTGCGCTGTTCTTTCTTTCAGTGCACCATGCTGGTGGAGCTGCTCTGTCTGCTCGTCTTCGCCCTTCGTCTCACCCACTACGCCAAAGTGATTCCCCGAGACAAGTTCTGGAAAGATCCCAAAAACATCTGCATCATCGTCACGCTGGCGGTAGGCGGGGCTTATCGACGCAGCGTGATGGGTGGGGGTGACGAAGCTGCGACGTCGGGCCGGACTCCGTAAATCTAACCAGCTTGTTGGATGTtgtactgcaaaaaaaaatgcaataagaggaaacaaaaaaaaaacattttacccaCAAAGAGCAACACATCATGAACAACCGAAACAAAACCAGAACAAACCGGTACTGAAATCCAAACCACACCAACTAAAGTGAACGGCCTTGACGGGTCTCGTCCTGGTGACGGTTGGCGAGTTCCTGGTTTTTTTTGCTGCGAGTCGAGTTCCTGCAAACTCAAAATGTGCTGAGGAGACTCGGCCTGTTGTTGTGAAACCGCCTTTAGCCGGAGAGGTTGCCGCgtcagcatcttttttttttttttttctaaagcgaAGCAGCTTCCTGCTGACCCGAGGGGGCAAATCTtcaccaaccttttttctttttctcacaacgTTCAGACGATgtcgtttttgttttgttttttttcctctgctctGTCTTTTACGCCTGTTTATTGTTGTGGTATTACGGCGTACTGGTGGTTGTGGTGATGCTGGGAGTCAACGGGAGGCCGAGAGCGGGAGTGCGTTGCGGCTTCCCCTCCCGTCTTTTCCCTCTtcggttcctttttttaattctcacGTTTGACTTCCGGCTTGAATCAGGAAGTTATTCTGCTccaaacttaaaaaataaaatactttctgACAACTGAAAACTATGTATTTTGTTTCcaatttaaatttgttttctCAAGCTCACTCTGGTGGACATGATCGTCTACGGCGCGCTGGACGCCGCCGGCTGTTACGCCGTCCGCTGGTCCAGAGTCCTGCGGCCGCTGCTCCTGGTCAACGTCACCGAGGGACGGCAGGTGAGCCGCCTccccccactttttttttttttttttttttaacgatgTTGTCGTGGAAATGAACTTGGCAGGTTATTTTAGTAGTTTTAGTTTGAGAAGAGGGGATGTGACGATATGACCAATGATTATAATAACAATAGTGGGAAAGTCTGCTCCCATCTTTAGCCCCAGTTGGCCTCTTCCACAGAAGATCATGAAGATGGAAGCATGTAGTGAAtgtacacgtgtgtgcgtgtggggaaATTGATATTTCGGCCTCATGGTCTTGTGAGCAGAGGctttaatctctggtggggtCAGTTGAGCTGCTGTTTAAACTCACTGCTGCTAAACGGGCAAATGTTTGCCTGAGCCGGCGGCGCCGGAACGCACCGTTAATTagccgtgtgtgcgtgtgtgtgtgtgtgtgtgtgtgtgtgcgcgctccctTCCCCATTAACTCTGCTTGTTTGTGTTCAGCTCCGCAGAGCGTTCAGAAGCATCCGGAACGCTCTGCCTCAGATCTTCTACGTCTTCATGCTCTTCATGTTCAGCCTGCTGATCTTCTCCCTCATGGCGCTCAAACTGCTCGGCAAACGGTGAGGCGCCTTCTTGCCGTTTCCGCTTATTTTTAATCCGATCCGACCGCTTTAAACGCCGGTGGAGgaggaccaccaccaccaccaccagtcaGATGATCCTTTTTCATTTGATCAATCGTTTGCTGAAGAAAAACCTTTAGTGATTCAAACAGATGCAGAGACTCAGTTTACTGGGACGAAAAGATGGAAGCACCGGTGAACAAAAATAGCTGCTACGTTAAACTGTAGCTAAAGGTAAAATGCACACAAGCGAGACTATatgaagaagtgtgtgtgttgtgtgtgtgtgttgtgtgttttgtgtgtagcGGTCTGAAGACCATCGATGGAGCTCCGTACTTCACCAACTACCTGGAGATCGTCTTGGACCTGTACGTCCTCGTCACCACGGCCAACAGCCCCGACGTCATGTAAGACTTCTTCTCTGGTCTCGGGTCACATTTCCTCACTGATGACtctggtgacctctgacctcctctacGCCACCGGCCGTTTTATCTCCTTTCATGCATTagttctgacaaaaaaaaaatgttgttcttCCGGGTGAAAATGAGGaagttctttttaaaaatgtaatatttccatATTCTCTCATGTTTCATCTTCATGTTTCGCCTTCTGCTTCTCGGCGGCAGGATGCCGGCGTACAACAGCAGCTTCGTCTTCGCCGTCTTCTTCATCCTGTACATCCTCATCAACACCTACATCTTCATGTCCGTCTTCTTGGCCGTCGTCTACAACAACTACAAGAAATACCTGAAGGTACGACGCGTCTCCTCGCGCTCCGCGACTCCGCATCGATTATGTCACTTCAACAGCTGCCTGAGGAAAAACATCTGGCTCCTCGTCCTGTGGCCTCcatttaaaatgacacaaacacaatccCACTAAGGGATGCACAGCGTCCAGCGACTCCGCGTGCTGGAATAACCGCTGTTCTCTCGCCCCCGCCAGGAGGAGGTACGGCAGCTGGTGAGGACCAAAAGGCACAAGATGGCGCGAGCGTTCGCCGTCCTGCAGGAGCCGAAGGCGGCGGGCGGGGAGCCGGTGGTGAGCCAGGCCAACTGGAACCAGATCGTCAGACTGGTTCAGCCCGGCATCAGCAACGCTCACCGAGAGCTGCTGTGGAGCGTCGGCGACGACGACAACCAGGGCTGCGttggtgggacacacacacacacacacacacacacacacacacacacactacatacaGACGCTGGTTGCATATACGATGGATATAAAAAGTCTACACAACTGTTaaaatgccattttttttttgtaaagtaaaaaaatgagaCCCAAACAAATCATGTCAACTTTTTCCACCATTTATGTGACAAACTATTGAATTGAGATTAAGACCATAAAGTTAAGGTTGCAATGTTTACTGGGGGAAACAAGCCATTGACTTCTATTCAAATGGACTTCTGCATCTGGAGGTGTCGCTGGTCAGTGGTAGTAGTGAAAGTTTTAACGCACTTCTGCTTCGCTTTTTGAGAACGAGAAGCTCCCCCCGCTATCGGCTTTCTGCAGCGTCGCCGTCGCCACACTCGCACGCCACGCGGAGGAAGTCAAACTCCGCTCCATCACAGCTCAACCTCTATTCTGAGAACTGGGCAGATATCACACGAGGCCAGGTGGACAAAATATTGTTTGTTCCACTTTATTTCACCATCGCGACCGCAGACCTCGTCATGCTGTTTAGCTGCACCTCAAATGTGAGAAAAATGTCATCGACATTTGTACGAGCCGAACATTATTACATTTGCTCGAGTGCTCTGAGCTAATATCTGCTTCTCCTGCACTACATTCCAAAGGGAAATGTTCTTTTGAGATGGATGGAGCCTCCTGGTGGGACATCTTACTGTTGCGTCTGTCTTGTTTTTAATTGCTGTGTGTAAAGTcatctatttatttaatgaattcaTCCACTTCCCATAATGCTGGTAAATGCTTAGTAACTTCCTACATTGATGATAATCTAAACCGATATGAACTCGCTGCACGTTGTACGATCAAATGTGCCGTGCAGCTCCTTAAATGAGCAAGTAATACCATTTATGGAACGGCTAGCTGGAggctggggtcagaggtcaggtcaGGCCAATCAACGCATTAGATGACGTGCTGTGGTCCGGGCATAGACGATGCTTGATGAACGTCCTCAACCACACATCAGCACAATGACCCGTCACCTGACAACAAAACCGTTTCACCTGATTTTTATTTCGTGTTTTATTTAACTACCATGTTCTATGAGAATATGGGATGAAAACGGgttcttgtttttattctgtggGTTCTTTGTTCCCCGGGTAGTGTCTACAGACTGTCGGGCTGAGTGCCGACTTTACGCCTTAAGAAGGAGTCCCTGAACACAACATGAAGACCGTCTGGGTCGATGCAGTTTGCGGTTTCCTCTCCCCGAGAATTGACCTGAAATTGATTCGACAGGTAAGCTGGCGTTCGTCCAGCTGGCCGACCTGCTGAACATCGAGGTGATCACGCTCAAGTCGAGGCCGCACCCGCTCCAGAGTGCGTTCCCCGCCTTCTACCTGTCGGCCCCCAGCCGCCTCGTCTGCCGCCTGGTTCAACACCGGTGAGACGGACGGGTTTTTATCTGCGCCGCTTATCCATCCATCCGGATACTCTGTactaatacatatttatatcgTTTGTAGGGCCTTCGTGGTCGCGTACGACCTGATCATCCTGGTGAACGCCGTGTTCATCGGTCTGGACGAGGAGAACCCGCTGATCGCAAACTCCGAGTGGGCTTTCCTGGCCCTCTACCTGCTGGAGATCCTGCTGAAGCTCTACGTGTTCGAGCCCAGGTCGTTCTTCTCCAGGCACAACTTCTGGAACTGGTGAGGGAAGAAGCCGACGCGCCTCGATTCGCGGTCGCCGCGCCCCTGTAGAACCTCCAGCGGCGTTTACCCGATTTAACAAAGGAGTCTTAACGAGATGACATGAAGAGGTCTGATTGGCCAGTGAGAAGATGTTTCCCTTCAGACACCTGAAGAGTGACGAGAAATACTGGAATTGGCCGAACAGCATTCCCCAAATTCTGACAGTAACAAAGAACTTAAAttaattttcactttttaaCAGATTCAAACTCCGTTCATGTTTCTTGTACATAAAGATCCATGAATTTCTGGCCCCGATTACTATTATAAACTAATGTTGGATGTATTAATATAAGCAGGTGCCTCCTTGACGCCCTACATGGATGTTTATGAGGTCATTATTTACAATATCTTTGCCCAACttaaagaaaatgtatgattcagaacaaaataacaatgttttattttatattttctggtatatttGAGCGGTTTGTGTTTGAAACTTTAATGAGTCTTTTTTCAGAACGTCCCCCAATGTGACAGAATCACCTGCTGACAgaactcaaaatgcaaaaaaaatgtttctaaatCTAAAATCAATGAGCTGTGTCCATTTCACACAGCTATTCTTCGTCCAAGATTATAAGTACAAGGTATGTGACACATGTTCCAGCTGcacacatctgctgctgcttcagtcgTACGCCTGTGAGCGCTTGGACCGGCGCGACCACGCTTCAGACGGCCGCTTGAGTCCGTTTTTGTGCCATTGTGGAGTCAAACCACTTTTTGTGCAGCTGTTTCAGGGCCTGAAAACAAGAACTCTAAAGTGTTAACGAAAAGCCGCGAGTAAATTAATTGAAAACCTGCAAGACTATGTTGAGAAACCAAAACTgcgatcaaaaaaaaaaaaggaaaaatttcCTTTTTTGGTTCCTCATtcgcaccttttttttgttttttctctcaggCTTTTTCCCAGAGACAGTGGCCCTTTTATTAAGTGCTTGCGTGCAATTTAATGCAATACAACGGCTCTGCAACATCCTCGGTTTTACAAAGTTTATAATGTTGAGTTGTTGACGGTTAAAGATGGTGTTGCATTCGACTACATTAAATtaagagttgtgtgtgtgtgtgtgtgtatattaataTATACGATTTATATATATCAACTGTTTGGAACTTTGAAAATATTGAACGGAAAACGCAACACATTAGAAACACCTCCACTATGGTGGAATCCGAACGCAACCGAGTCAACAAACTGAACACGATAAGCTCCGCAGCTTTAGGCCGGAACAATTGTGTCCTGTTAAACTGTGCAGTCGTACCGCAGCAAAGCGTGCGCGCTGACCTCTCCGCCCCCTGAAGCGCCCGCGCTGCCGCTGCGGAGgtcgttttttctttcttttcagagGCTGCAGGGACTTCGGTCGGGTGCGTTTTGCATGTTTCATGGATGTAGAATGAGAGCTGGATGTCCAACTCGCAGACACGAAGGAGCTGGTCACCAGCGTTGGCTGTTTTATAATGGAGCGCAGATCTTTGAACGCATCCATGAAATGTGCTCAAACGTGATGTCCGATGACATCACGTGACCGCAGGCGGGACCGAAAGAATCCATCTGCTTCATTTACAGAAAACGCCGGTTTCGCTTTTCAGCTTCGTCACCAAGAATTTAAGGTATTTATGCTCAACCTGAAATGTTTCTGTTCCTaatgtttggtttgtgttttcaggTTCGACACCATCATCGTCGTCTCCGCTCTCATCGCCACGATCGTCAACTCCGCCCTGACGTCATGTGAGTTTTACAAcgttcagaataaaaaaaatgcagctgaCCCTTTTGAAGAGGCCTTTCGAATTGAATCTTCCATCGTTGCGCAACGTTTTCACCCTGGTTTGCAGCGGGAAACTACACCAGCCGGCAGATCCTGGACATCGTCTTCATCCTGCGGGTCCTCAGGCTGATCCGCGTGGTGGACAACATCCAAAGGTCTGCTCTGTAAATGCAGCGTGGTCTGACTCCGTGTAGTTTGAACCGCTGCCCGGACGCGCGTTTTGTCGCGTGTAATCGGCCTCTCATCCGAGCCGCTTCCCCCTCTTAGGTTCCGCGCAATCATCAACACCCTGATCAGAATCGGACCGGCCATCCTCACGTTCGGACAGCTGATTATCGTACGTACGAGTTTGTGTTTCTAGTATTCTGTAACATGCTGAAGTGAGCTGATTATTGGTACACCTGTGTGTCGTCACAGATGTTTCAAGTAGTGGACGGGCGTTAAGACCCGTCGCTAACGTGGCTCACATCTCGAgagttctcctcctccgcctcccacaGGTGGTGTACTACATCTTTGCCATGGTGGGGATGGAGCTGTTCAAGGGGAAGGTGAAGTTCTACGAGGAGGACTCCAGCGACCCGGCGAAGGCGTACTGTGGGAACGAGCTGCTGAGAGGGACGGCCTTCGCACAACTAAACTACTGCAAGAACAACTTCAACAACGTGGTGTCGTCCTACATCCTGCTGGTGGAGCTCACCGTGGTCAACCAGTGGCACGATATCCTTCGATTATATTTATACATCCATTTGGTTTTAGACTTGCAGCTATTTTTGAtcaatttctgttttttgtcagATTGATTtgataaaatattgttttactcTGAAATCGGCTCGTTAACTTAAGTCATCAAAAAAATGTAGTAAAATGTTCAAAATTGTCCAATGACGTGTAGTGGAGTGAATCATTAATATGTTTAAGAACGATTTCGTTACTCGTATTGTTTGAAATGTTAAACTCTGCGACTCCTTAACGGGACTCCACTGCTCAGCAGCGGCTTCGCCGCCGTCACGCACGCGTCAGCCAggctcttcttcatcctcttccacATCATGGTCGTCATTGTCATCATCAAGTaagcctgaggaggaggaggagggacgggagACACAGTTCAGTGCAGTCAGGAGCTGCGAGCGGATAATCCAGCATGCAAAGTGCGGCAATTTGAACTAAATGTTGTCGGGGTTTCTGATGTTTTTCAGTATCTTCGTGGCGTTCGTCCTCGAGGCGTTCTTCGTGGAGTATTCGGTGGACAAGAGCGACCTGCAGACGTCTCTGGAGAGGAAGAtcgaggagctgcagctggctGT
The sequence above is a segment of the Gasterosteus aculeatus chromosome 9, fGasAcu3.hap1.1, whole genome shotgun sequence genome. Coding sequences within it:
- the tpcn3 gene encoding two pore segment channel 3 isoform X3 — its product is MSEPDKKGDIPDESAGKGIPNGGNAAKSKEDFELASIYVSDAQYNRNIYFDTSPQAVRLYLRYNHWIPKVLLLFFIVVDLSLAIFEEPAVFLLPVACTMLVELLCLLVFALRLTHYAKVIPRDKFWKDPKNICIIVTLALTLVDMIVYGALDAAGCYAVRWSRVLRPLLLVNVTEGRQLRRAFRSIRNALPQIFYVFMLFMFSLLIFSLMALKLLGKRGLKTIDGAPYFTNYLEIVLDLYVLVTTANSPDVMMPAYNSSFVFAVFFILYILINTYIFMSVFLAVVYNNYKKYLKEEVRQLVRTKRHKMARAFAVLQEPKAAGGEPVVSQANWNQIVRLVQPGISNAHRELLWSVGDDDNQGCVGKLAFVQLADLLNIEVITLKSRPHPLQSAFPAFYLSAPSRLVCRLVQHRAFVVAYDLIILVNAVFIGLDEENPLIANSEWAFLALYLLEILLKLYVFEPRSFFSRHNFWNCYSSSKIISTRFDTIIVVSALIATIVNSALTSSGNYTSRQILDIVFILRVLRLIRVVDNIQRFRAIINTLIRIGPAILTFGQLIIVVYYIFAMVGMELFKGKVKFYEEDSSDPAKAYCGNELLRGTAFAQLNYCKNNFNNVVSSYILLVELTVVNQWHVLSSGFAAVTHASARLFFILFHIMVVIVIINIFVAFVLEAFFVEYSVDKSDLQTSLERKIEELQLAVEQEKLEDNLVNAMETADNEQGTGQSANKPPLMFKIASKRYRTVDALLQRMFEADLDPEDFAENDDGDDGGNFANPAFSSA
- the tpcn3 gene encoding two pore segment channel 3 isoform X4, with amino-acid sequence MSEPDKKGDIPDESAGKGIPNGGNAAKSKEDFELASIYVSDAQYNRNIYFDTSPQAVRLYLRYNHWIPKVLLLFFIVVDLSLAIFEEPAVFLLPVACTMLVELLCLLVFALRLTHYAKVIPRDKFWKDPKNICIIVTLALTLVDMIVYGALDAAGCYAVRWSRVLRPLLLVNVTEGRQLRRAFRSIRNALPQIFYVFMLFMFSLLIFSLMALKLLGKRGLKTIDGAPYFTNYLEIVLDLYVLVTTANSPDVMMPAYNSSFVFAVFFILYILINTYIFMSVFLAVVYNNYKKYLKEEVRQLVRTKRHKMARAFAVLQEPKAAGGEPVVSQANWNQIVRLVQPGISNAHRELLWSVGDDDNQGCVGKLAFVQLADLLNIEVITLKSRPHPLQSAFPAFYLSAPSRLVCRLVQHRAFVVAYDLIILVNAVFIGLDEENPLIANSEWAFLALYLLEILLKLYVFEPRSFFSRHNFWNWFDTIIVVSALIATIVNSALTSSGNYTSRQILDIVFILRVLRLIRVVDNIQRFRAIINTLIRIGPAILTFGQLIIVVYYIFAMVGMELFKGKVKFYEEDSSDPAKAYCGNELLRGTAFAQLNYCKNNFNNVVSSYILLVELTVVNQWHVLSSGFAAVTHASARLFFILFHIMVVIVIINIFVAFVLEAFFVEYSVDKSDLQTSLERKIEELQLAVEQEKLEDNLVNAMETADNEQGTGQSANKPPLMFKIASKRYRTVDALLQRMFEADLDPEDFAENDDGDDGGNFANPAFSSA
- the tpcn3 gene encoding two pore segment channel 3 isoform X1 — translated: MNLITHSRRGDPLFSRGQKGGRPLKHKSSQFIFKYLEFGQIEVLTAAFMMRFCLQEMDASPCNFPVSHENPSVCLFVFVCVCVCVCVPRLYLRYNHWIPKVLLLFFIVVDLSLAIFEEPAVFLLPVACTMLVELLCLLVFALRLTHYAKVIPRDKFWKDPKNICIIVTLALTLVDMIVYGALDAAGCYAVRWSRVLRPLLLVNVTEGRQLRRAFRSIRNALPQIFYVFMLFMFSLLIFSLMALKLLGKRGLKTIDGAPYFTNYLEIVLDLYVLVTTANSPDVMMPAYNSSFVFAVFFILYILINTYIFMSVFLAVVYNNYKKYLKEEVRQLVRTKRHKMARAFAVLQEPKAAGGEPVVSQANWNQIVRLVQPGISNAHRELLWSVGDDDNQGCVGKLAFVQLADLLNIEVITLKSRPHPLQSAFPAFYLSAPSRLVCRLVQHRAFVVAYDLIILVNAVFIGLDEENPLIANSEWAFLALYLLEILLKLYVFEPRSFFSRHNFWNCYSSSKIISTRFDTIIVVSALIATIVNSALTSSGNYTSRQILDIVFILRVLRLIRVVDNIQRFRAIINTLIRIGPAILTFGQLIIVVYYIFAMVGMELFKGKVKFYEEDSSDPAKAYCGNELLRGTAFAQLNYCKNNFNNVVSSYILLVELTVVNQWHVLSSGFAAVTHASARLFFILFHIMVVIVIINIFVAFVLEAFFVEYSVDKSDLQTSLERKIEELQLAVEQEKLEDNLVNAMETADNEQGTGQSANKPPLMFKIASKRYRTVDALLQRMFEADLDPEDFAENDDGDDGGNFANPAFSSA
- the tpcn3 gene encoding two pore segment channel 3 isoform X2, which gives rise to MNLITHSRRGDPLFSRGQKGGRPLKHKSSQFIFKYLEFGQIEVLTAAFMMRFCLQEMDASPCNFPVSHENPSVCLFVFVCVCVCVCVPRLYLRYNHWIPKVLLLFFIVVDLSLAIFEEPAVFLLPVACTMLVELLCLLVFALRLTHYAKVIPRDKFWKDPKNICIIVTLALTLVDMIVYGALDAAGCYAVRWSRVLRPLLLVNVTEGRQLRRAFRSIRNALPQIFYVFMLFMFSLLIFSLMALKLLGKRGLKTIDGAPYFTNYLEIVLDLYVLVTTANSPDVMMPAYNSSFVFAVFFILYILINTYIFMSVFLAVVYNNYKKYLKEEVRQLVRTKRHKMARAFAVLQEPKAAGGEPVVSQANWNQIVRLVQPGISNAHRELLWSVGDDDNQGCVGKLAFVQLADLLNIEVITLKSRPHPLQSAFPAFYLSAPSRLVCRLVQHRAFVVAYDLIILVNAVFIGLDEENPLIANSEWAFLALYLLEILLKLYVFEPRSFFSRHNFWNWFDTIIVVSALIATIVNSALTSSGNYTSRQILDIVFILRVLRLIRVVDNIQRFRAIINTLIRIGPAILTFGQLIIVVYYIFAMVGMELFKGKVKFYEEDSSDPAKAYCGNELLRGTAFAQLNYCKNNFNNVVSSYILLVELTVVNQWHVLSSGFAAVTHASARLFFILFHIMVVIVIINIFVAFVLEAFFVEYSVDKSDLQTSLERKIEELQLAVEQEKLEDNLVNAMETADNEQGTGQSANKPPLMFKIASKRYRTVDALLQRMFEADLDPEDFAENDDGDDGGNFANPAFSSA